From the Clostridia bacterium genome, the window AAGCTTCCTTCTGCCTTAATACTCTTCACGCCCCAACCGTGCTGTGGGAACCCTGGGACGCTCTAGGGGCCTAGAATTTCTAGTATAGCATCTCTTTCAACAACAAATGCACTGGATATTCCGGATAGACCTCATAGAGTTAAACCATATCTTTCAAGTGAATTTGCTAAATCCAGAGCTTTCTTTTTACCACCCTTAAATTCCGCACATGAAATGACATGCAATAATTTATATTAACGTGCCCTTTTTTCGGTCAATTCTACCTGGAAATTACGCTCTTCATCACTATTTATGTCAAACCCAAAATGTTTCCATGACGATAATGGTCTTTTTTCTTCACCGCGAAATTTTTCCCCCCAAATAACTAATTCCTTTAATCCAGAACCATGATCAAGATGTTGATACTTCTCTTCGAGAATAAGCAATTCTTTATAAACATTAGTTAAATATGTCTTTTCATCGACAAGGATTTTGGTATGGAAAGAGTTATTGTCGTTGCTGATAGAGGACTTAATACTAGTGATAATACAGCTTTTCTGTCCGGGGTTAATGATGATGACTCCCAAGGTCACGATGGTTATGTATATGGACAAAGCGTTATTGGTGGGGATAAAAAGTTTAAAAAATGGGTTTTAGATAAAAAAGGTTATACAACTGACCGAGAAATAGATGAAAATGGTGAAGAATTTTTCTTTACTCATAAATCTCGTGTTTTTGCAAAAACCGTTACTCTTAAAAGTAGTAACGGCAATCGAACACTAACAATGCCAATTTACCAAAAACAAATGGTATATTACTCTAGTAAATATGCCGCTAAGCAACGCAAAGAACGTGAGCACATTTTAGAAAAGGCACGGGATTTAATTAATAATCCGGGGAAATATACAAAAGCCACATGTTATGGGGCCACTGCCTACATAAAAAATTTATCCTTTACAAAAGAAACAGGAGAAATTGCCGATAGCAAAAACCTTTCTTTGAATATAGAGAAAATCGAAGCAGAGGCAAAATATGATGGCTATTATTCAATTGTCACAAGCGAAAAACATCTTACCGATAAACAAATTTATGAAATCTATCGAGGACTTTGGAAAATTGAAGAAACCTTTAAAATTATGAAAAGTGAACTAAATACAAGACCATTATTTGTAAGTCTTGCAGAACACATTGAAGGTCATTTCTTAATTTGCTTTACGGCATTAGTAATTATTCGTGTCTTAGAACATCTAACAGAGCATCGATTCTCTGTTAAACAAATTCGTAAAAGCCTAAATAGTTATTCCTGTTCTTATTTAGATCAAAATTTTTATCTCTTTGATTATCGTGACGAATTCCTTGAAACCTCTGAGCGTTTATTTAACCTAGACCTAGGAAAGAAAATCATGGCTTTAAGTGAAATAAAAAATATTTTAAAAGCTAAAAAATAATTAAATTTCACTACACTTGTACACATAAACGCAAGGCCTTAAACCCC encodes:
- a CDS encoding transposase; protein product: MERVIVVADRGLNTSDNTAFLSGVNDDDSQGHDGYVYGQSVIGGDKKFKKWVLDKKGYTTDREIDENGEEFFFTHKSRVFAKTVTLKSSNGNRTLTMPIYQKQMVYYSSKYAAKQRKEREHILEKARDLINNPGKYTKATCYGATAYIKNLSFTKETGEIADSKNLSLNIEKIEAEAKYDGYYSIVTSEKHLTDKQIYEIYRGLWKIEETFKIMKSELNTRPLFVSLAEHIEGHFLICFTALVIIRVLEHLTEHRFSVKQIRKSLNSYSCSYLDQNFYLFDYRDEFLETSERLFNLDLGKKIMALSEIKNILKAKK